The nucleotide sequence AACGAAAATAAAATTCAGGTTGCTCAAGTTTTAAGTATGAATGTTTTCTGACTCAGGAATCCCATGGACAAAGATTCCTTCGACGGCGCGTTCACAGGTCGCCTGCAGATGCCGGGCCATGGCTGCGGCAGCGGCATCCTGGTCGCGGCGGAGTAAGGCTTTCAGAACCTGCAGATGTTCTTCCAGAATCTGATCGAGGTATAATTCGGAATCTTTCAGCAACACCCGCACCATATGCATCAGGCGATCATATCGATTCAGTTCTGCCTTCAGACGTTTGATCCCGGCTGCACTCACGATTGCAGTGTGCGTTCTTTTATCAATATCGGAACAGAGTACCGTCCACTGATCATTACGGGGCGCCTGCTGCAACGTCCGTGTCTCTGCTAGCAGTTGTTCGATCTCTTCCAGGTTACTGGACTCACAGGCACAGCGGGCTGACTCGACTTCCAGAATACGACGTACGTGATACATCTCTCGTATTTCCGGAATTCCGAACGGTGCGACGACCGCTCCCCGGTTGGGAAACAGCTCTACCACGCCGATCCCGGTCAGTTCGACAATCGCCTCTCGTACCGGAGTACTGCTCACACCATATTGCTTCGCCAGATGCTGTACTTTAAGCCGGGTTCCCGCCGGGTATTCTCCCGTAAATATCGACAGCAGAATCTGACTGAAAATATCCAGCCTGAGTGAACTGACCGGTAACAATTGGCGGGAAAGGGAAGTCGTCGCGTTCATAGACAGTCTCCGGAATATTCATGATGCGAGGCACCTGATCGGCAATTTGCGTTAAATCACCTCACAAACACTCACACTTTGACGCATAATGCATTATGCATAATATATAATATTTAAACAAGTATTGTCAATCACTAAATGAACCAGGGGACCTCGAATAAGGCAAGGGAACCCTGACT is from Gimesia maris and encodes:
- a CDS encoding GntR family transcriptional regulator, encoding MNATTSLSRQLLPVSSLRLDIFSQILLSIFTGEYPAGTRLKVQHLAKQYGVSSTPVREAIVELTGIGVVELFPNRGAVVAPFGIPEIREMYHVRRILEVESARCACESSNLEEIEQLLAETRTLQQAPRNDQWTVLCSDIDKRTHTAIVSAAGIKRLKAELNRYDRLMHMVRVLLKDSELYLDQILEEHLQVLKALLRRDQDAAAAAMARHLQATCERAVEGIFVHGIPESENIHT